One Dromiciops gliroides isolate mDroGli1 chromosome 3, mDroGli1.pri, whole genome shotgun sequence DNA segment encodes these proteins:
- the DFFA gene encoding DNA fragmentation factor subunit alpha: MEFSEETTGALKPCLLRRNRSREHHGAAASCLEELRSKACDILAIDKSLEPITLVLAEDGTIVDDEDYFLCLPDNTKFVALTCNETWKYSNTDGGTAWLSQDSFETKDEPDGMEGCRWKNLAQQLKGDLSSIILLSEEDLQVLIDVPCSDLAQELSQSPAKTQDLQNTLQQVLDHREEARQSKQLLQLYLQALEKEGSILAKQAESEAPLDEVDSRVAGLITLSSHVLMVLKEKSSPELSLSSQDLELVIKEHPEALAQALSWNLEKAEAVQRACQQQLTLRLQQVQSLNALHSISAGKNSPTEEPVSLKRAK; the protein is encoded by the exons ATGGAGTTTTCGGAGGAGACCACGGGCGCCTTGAAGCCCTGCCTGCTGCGCCGCAACCGGAGCCGGGAGCATCACGGCGCGGCGGCCTCCTGCCTGGAGGAGCTGAGGAGCAAAG CTTGCGATATCCTGGCCATTGATAAGTCCCTGGAGCCCATCACTCTGGTCCTGGCAGAAGATGGCACCATCGTGGATGACGAAGACTACTTCCTGTGTTTACCAGACAATACCAAGTTCGTGGCCCTCACTTGCAACGAGACGTGGAAATACAGCAATACAG ATGGGGGCACGGCTTGGCTCTCCCAGGACTCCTTTGAGACAAAAGACGAACCAGACGGCATGGAGGGGTGCCGGTGGAAGAACCTGGCCCAGCAGCTCAAAGGAGATCTCTCCAGCATCATCCTCCTGTCAGAGGAAGACCTCCAG GTGCTCATTGACGTTCCCTGCTCAGACTTGGCTCAGGAACTCTCCCAAAGCCCTGCAAAGACCCAGGATCTCCAGAACACACTCCAGCAGGTACTAGACCACAGAGAAGAAGCCCGGCAATCCAAGCAGCTGCTGCAGCTCTACCTCCAGGCCCTGGAGAAGGAGGGCAGCATCCTGGCCAAGCAGGCAG AGTCTGAGGCTCCTTTGGATGAAGTGGACTCAAGGGTGGCCGGCCTCATCACTCTCTCCAGTCACGTCCTAATGGTGCTGAAGGAAAAGTCCTCCCCAGAGCTGAGCTTGTCCAGCCAGGATTTGGAG TTGGTGATCAAGGAACACCCGGAGGCTCTGGCCCAGGCTTTAAGCTGGAACCTCGAGAAGGCCGAAGCGGTCCAAAGGGCCTGTCAGCAGCAGCTCACCCTGCGCCTGCAGCAGGTGCAGAGCCTCAATGCTCTCCACAGTATCTCAGCCGGGAAGAATTCTCCGACCGAAGAGCCCGTGAGCCTTAAACGGGCCAAGTGA